A stretch of Chlamydiales bacterium DNA encodes these proteins:
- the uppS gene encoding di-trans,poly-cis-decaprenylcistransferase codes for MTLTAPPPTSLQSGVLPSRFEERLDPTRIPSHIAIMMDGNRRWAKKRLLPAVMGHWRGSETVSTIVRAASDLGVKVLTLYSFSTENWNRSPEEISGLMNLICTFLRKEKSKMIEEGVRLDTIGDLSRFPDEVKEALEDVKLATAGSQKIDLVLALNYGSRDEISRAALAMAEEFAAGKISKAAFSEKTLSTYLDTAKWRDPELLIRTSGETRLSNFLLWQISYAEIYITKTLWPDFSEEDLVEAIVDYQKRDRRLGG; via the coding sequence ATGACTCTAACTGCACCTCCTCCTACTTCCCTTCAAAGCGGAGTGCTGCCCTCAAGGTTTGAGGAGCGGCTCGACCCTACACGCATTCCAAGCCATATTGCAATCATGATGGATGGGAATCGCAGGTGGGCTAAAAAACGCCTTCTTCCTGCAGTGATGGGACACTGGAGAGGATCTGAAACGGTCTCTACGATTGTCAGAGCCGCATCAGATCTCGGTGTGAAGGTATTAACCTTGTACAGTTTTTCTACAGAAAATTGGAATCGAAGCCCTGAAGAGATCTCTGGACTTATGAACCTGATTTGCACTTTTCTTAGAAAAGAGAAGAGCAAGATGATTGAAGAGGGGGTGCGCCTCGATACGATTGGCGACCTCTCTCGCTTCCCCGATGAGGTAAAAGAAGCTTTAGAAGACGTTAAATTGGCAACAGCGGGCTCTCAAAAAATCGACCTAGTCCTCGCTCTCAACTATGGCAGCCGAGATGAGATCAGCCGCGCAGCGCTAGCCATGGCGGAGGAGTTTGCGGCGGGGAAGATCTCCAAGGCGGCATTTTCTGAAAAGACGCTCTCTACCTATCTCGATACGGCCAAGTGGAGAGATCCCGAACTACTCATCCGCACAAGTGGAGAAACGAGGCTAAGCAACTTCTTGCTCTGGCAAATATCTTATGCAGAAATCTATATTACAAAAACGCTCTGGCCCGACTTCTCTGAGGAGGACCTCGTGGAAGCGATCGTCGACTACCAGAAGCGCGACAGAAGGTTAGGAGGCTAA
- a CDS encoding phosphatidate cytidylyltransferase, with protein MKRLADLNKRLAVSMFVIAFVGLLIVYSSINWVSALLVLTVAAAAVIGIWEYVQLALAKELKPAVNLMMGVAFCEVFAFFFVQKQDYTPLLPLAILMIGVVTFFVFHFKETHNALNHIAVEFFGVCYVALPLCFMLGVLYPLTSHPIAQDGRWWLGYLVVVTKITDVGAYFVGRLWGRHKLAPILSPKKTVEGAIAGFFFAVGASVLFYFLGKNYSAGTFDLSFTDSIWMGMLIGVIGQVGDLAESLLKRDAVVKDSNKLPGIGGVLDLLDSLLFTVPIVYLFLRMH; from the coding sequence ATGAAACGCTTGGCAGATCTCAATAAGAGACTCGCCGTTTCTATGTTCGTCATCGCCTTTGTGGGATTGCTGATCGTCTACTCTTCAATTAACTGGGTGAGCGCACTTCTGGTTCTAACTGTCGCTGCAGCTGCGGTGATCGGAATCTGGGAGTATGTTCAGCTGGCGCTTGCAAAAGAGCTGAAGCCGGCCGTTAACCTGATGATGGGAGTCGCCTTTTGCGAAGTTTTTGCCTTCTTTTTCGTCCAGAAGCAGGACTACACTCCGCTGCTTCCCCTTGCGATTCTGATGATTGGAGTTGTCACTTTTTTTGTTTTTCACTTTAAAGAGACGCATAACGCACTCAATCATATTGCCGTCGAATTTTTCGGGGTCTGCTACGTCGCCCTTCCCCTCTGTTTTATGTTAGGCGTGCTCTATCCTCTTACCTCTCATCCCATTGCGCAAGATGGAAGATGGTGGCTCGGTTATCTGGTGGTCGTAACGAAGATCACAGATGTAGGTGCCTACTTCGTTGGAAGGCTCTGGGGAAGACATAAGCTCGCTCCTATTCTAAGCCCAAAAAAGACTGTAGAAGGAGCTATTGCGGGCTTCTTTTTTGCTGTGGGTGCCAGTGTTCTTTTCTATTTTCTTGGGAAAAACTACTCCGCAGGAACCTTTGACCTCTCCTTTACAGATTCGATCTGGATGGGAATGCTGATTGGGGTGATCGGGCAGGTGGGAGATCTCGCTGAATCTCTGCTTAAACGCGATGCTGTAGTAAAGGATAGTAATAAGCTGCCAGG